From Orcinus orca chromosome 3, mOrcOrc1.1, whole genome shotgun sequence, a single genomic window includes:
- the LOC101272427 gene encoding transcription initiation factor TFIID subunit 12-like, which produces MNQFGPSAPVNLSSFSSLKPEPASTPPQGSMANSPTAVKIPGATGTVECLSPENNQVLTKKKLQDLVREVDPDEQSDEDVEEMLLQIADDFIENVVTAAYQLARHRKSSTLEVKDVQLHLERQWNMWIPGFGSEEIRPYKKACTTEAHRECH; this is translated from the coding sequence ATGAACCAGTTTGGCCCCTCAGCCCCAGTCAACCTGTCCAGTTTCTCATCATTAAAACCGGAACCAGCTAGCACCCCTCCACAAGGCTCCATGGCCAATAGCCCTACAGCGGTAAAGATCCCAGGTGCTACTGGGACGGTAGAGTGTCTCAGCCCTGAAAACAATCAGGTATTGACCAAGAAGAAGTTACAAGACTTAGTAAGAGAAGTGGATCCTGATGAGCAATCGGATGAAGATGTGGAGGAGATGCTACTGCAGATTGCTGATGATTTTATCGAGAACGTGGTGACAGCAGCCTACCAGCTTGCTCGGCATCGCAAGTCCAGCACCCTGGAGGTGAAAGATGTCCAGCTGCATCTAGAACGCCAGTGGAACATGTGGATCCCAGGGTTTGGCTCTGAAGAAATCCGACCCTACAAAAAAGCTTGCACCACAGAAGCTCACAGAGAATGCCATTGA